A genomic segment from Thermotoga neapolitana DSM 4359 encodes:
- a CDS encoding ZIP family metal transporter, which yields MILKGILYSSIAGMATSLGALPFLFLKPHHTSDKTIDSFLGFAAGVMIAASAFSLVAPALEMGGIIRFIVGFALGGLFVNLADKLIPHEHLLKGHEGPDVKRLKGIWLFVIAITIHNFPEGMAVGVSAFTPQALSIAIAIGVQNIPEGAAVMASLIPMKYRKGKAFLITFLTGLVEAVGGLLGAGIVSISQRLLPYMMAFAAGAMIYVVSDEVIPETHSKGNELLSTWWIMVGFIVMASLDVALG from the coding sequence ATGATTCTGAAGGGAATACTCTACAGTTCTATAGCGGGAATGGCAACCTCTCTTGGTGCGTTGCCATTCCTTTTTTTGAAACCACACCACACGAGTGACAAGACGATCGATTCGTTTCTGGGTTTCGCTGCGGGTGTCATGATAGCAGCCAGCGCTTTCAGTCTGGTTGCTCCCGCTCTCGAGATGGGAGGAATCATCAGGTTCATAGTGGGCTTTGCTCTCGGGGGATTGTTCGTCAACCTCGCAGACAAACTCATTCCACACGAGCATCTTTTGAAGGGTCATGAAGGACCAGACGTGAAAAGACTGAAGGGCATCTGGCTCTTCGTGATCGCCATAACGATACACAACTTTCCCGAGGGAATGGCAGTTGGGGTCTCTGCCTTCACCCCGCAGGCTCTGTCCATAGCCATCGCAATCGGTGTGCAAAACATTCCGGAAGGAGCCGCAGTTATGGCATCTCTGATCCCCATGAAGTACAGAAAGGGCAAAGCCTTTCTCATCACCTTCCTTACGGGTCTTGTGGAGGCAGTCGGTGGACTCCTTGGAGCAGGTATCGTCTCGATTTCACAAAGGTTGCTTCCTTACATGATGGCCTTCGCTGCCGGAGCGATGATATACGTCGTGAGCGATGAGGTGATCCCGGAGACACATTCCAAAGGGAACGAACTTCTTTCCACCTGGTGGATCATGGTAGGCTTTATCGTCATGGCGTCCCTCGATGTGGCGCTGGGGTGA
- a CDS encoding DNA double-strand break repair nuclease NurA, producing MRIERVESVQNEIEEHRRDQSFSEKSNFLEEDSREAGTVLERIIFVDGKRRSFVWIETDEGFRGVFAELCVGAVVWEKDRGTFPLFSPQSPPVVEKVLGFSQNFPEEGYVEVEGSVFKIVKGGREAMESVDSHLRELEIQEVRKHLQSGTLVVKDGPAVPELPFREGAGPVGLVKNVNTTDLRREDFKKLRSLRRGERSQMFVAGIGTMKKIGVYVKLVDGEGTKGLIRLEAYVEDDAQIPFLKKTFDDLAATLPRLTADLPIPRLPENILPIQFLEESLSRYLTDKHYMNTKLFAYLRAGR from the coding sequence GTGCGTATCGAAAGGGTGGAGAGTGTACAGAACGAGATCGAAGAGCACAGAAGGGATCAGAGTTTTTCGGAGAAATCGAACTTTCTTGAAGAAGACAGCCGAGAAGCCGGAACAGTTTTGGAGCGCATCATCTTCGTGGATGGAAAACGAAGAAGTTTCGTATGGATAGAAACCGACGAAGGCTTCAGAGGAGTGTTCGCTGAGCTCTGTGTAGGTGCTGTTGTGTGGGAAAAAGATAGGGGAACGTTTCCCCTTTTCTCACCACAATCTCCACCGGTTGTGGAAAAGGTGCTGGGGTTTTCCCAGAACTTTCCGGAAGAAGGATACGTTGAGGTGGAAGGGAGCGTTTTCAAGATAGTAAAAGGTGGAAGAGAAGCAATGGAATCGGTGGACTCCCATCTTAGGGAACTGGAAATTCAGGAGGTCAGAAAGCACCTTCAGAGTGGCACTCTCGTTGTAAAGGATGGACCCGCTGTTCCGGAATTGCCGTTCAGAGAAGGTGCAGGTCCTGTCGGTCTTGTGAAGAACGTGAACACAACGGATCTGAGAAGGGAGGATTTCAAAAAACTTCGCTCCCTCAGAAGGGGAGAGAGAAGCCAGATGTTCGTTGCAGGAATCGGTACCATGAAGAAGATAGGAGTATACGTGAAACTCGTTGATGGTGAAGGAACGAAAGGGTTGATCAGACTGGAAGCGTACGTTGAAGATGACGCACAGATTCCTTTCTTGAAAAAGACCTTCGATGACCTTGCAGCCACTCTTCCTCGTCTCACAGCAGATCTTCCCATTCCAAGACTTCCGGAGAACATTCTTCCGATCCAGTTTTTGGAAGAGAGTCTTTCCCGTTACCTCACAGACAAGCACTACATGAACACAAAACTGTTTGCGTATCTGAGGGCCGGGAGATGA
- a CDS encoding Mini-ribonuclease 3 has protein sequence MEGIFRFDTKAERVPSAVLAYVGDAVLELVFRLKFAGNYKISTIHERVKEWTSKHGQARMLESLWNLLTEEEREVVKRAMNSKAAKRYGNDPLYRKSTGFEALVGYLFLKRDFQRIQQLLAVMNVEGVRKEDTGGSAQKQRSDKESFLSEDEKSR, from the coding sequence GTGGAAGGTATATTCCGATTTGATACGAAGGCCGAACGTGTTCCATCTGCTGTCCTTGCCTACGTAGGAGATGCTGTGCTTGAGCTTGTGTTTCGTCTGAAATTCGCCGGCAACTACAAAATCTCCACTATACACGAGAGGGTGAAAGAGTGGACCTCAAAGCATGGGCAGGCACGGATGTTAGAATCTCTCTGGAACCTTTTGACCGAAGAAGAACGGGAAGTTGTAAAAAGGGCGATGAATTCAAAGGCCGCCAAAAGGTATGGAAACGATCCACTTTACAGGAAAAGCACGGGGTTCGAAGCGCTCGTTGGTTATCTTTTCCTGAAGAGAGATTTTCAAAGAATTCAACAACTTCTGGCGGTGATGAACGTTGAGGGTGTACGGAAGGAAGATACTGGAGGAAGCGCTCAGAAACAACGTTCCGATAAAGAAAGTTTTCTTTCAGAAGATGAAAAATCCAGGTAG
- the rlmB gene encoding 23S rRNA (guanosine(2251)-2'-O)-methyltransferase RlmB, giving the protein MRVYGRKILEEALRNNVPIKKVFFQKMKNPGSYFLSLVKQVEDRGIRYSFESEENLRRLSGTKKHQGVVFDIQEYRYSSVEEILESKTPPLIVILDQIQDPHNLGAIVRTSVGAGANGIIIPKDKSVKVTETVVKVSAGTVFRAKIAIVTNLARTIEELKERGVWVYASDVNGTPIYEEDFTLPTAFVFGNEGEGIRRLVKEKCDRVLTIPMENDIDSLNVSVSVGIVLFEAVRQRRMKRAE; this is encoded by the coding sequence TTGAGGGTGTACGGAAGGAAGATACTGGAGGAAGCGCTCAGAAACAACGTTCCGATAAAGAAAGTTTTCTTTCAGAAGATGAAAAATCCAGGTAGTTACTTTCTTTCTCTGGTAAAACAGGTCGAAGACAGGGGCATAAGATACTCCTTTGAATCGGAGGAGAATTTAAGGAGACTTTCGGGGACAAAGAAACATCAGGGAGTGGTTTTCGACATACAGGAATACAGGTACTCCTCTGTAGAGGAGATTCTGGAATCGAAAACGCCTCCCCTGATAGTGATACTCGATCAGATCCAGGATCCACACAATCTGGGTGCCATCGTGAGGACCTCCGTTGGAGCCGGTGCGAACGGCATCATCATTCCAAAGGACAAATCTGTGAAGGTGACAGAGACGGTGGTTAAAGTTTCTGCAGGAACAGTCTTCAGAGCAAAGATAGCGATCGTGACGAACCTTGCAAGGACAATAGAGGAACTCAAAGAAAGGGGAGTCTGGGTCTACGCCTCTGACGTGAACGGCACACCCATTTACGAAGAGGACTTCACACTTCCAACTGCTTTTGTCTTCGGAAACGAAGGAGAGGGCATCAGAAGACTCGTGAAAGAAAAGTGTGACAGAGTTCTGACCATACCCATGGAGAATGATATAGATTCTCTGAACGTTTCGGTGAGTGTGGGAATCGTCCTTTTCGAAGCGGTGAGACAGAGGAGGATGAAGCGTGCTGAGTGA
- a CDS encoding HAD-IIA family hydrolase: MLSEIDLFILDMDGTFYLDDSLLPGAVEFLETLKAKGKKAVFFTNNSSLGPSDYVEKLRKMGVDVSDDSVVTSGEVTAEYMLRKYGPSRIFLLGTPQLQRVFKEYGHLVVDEDPDFVVLGFDKTLTYEKLKKACILLRSGKKYIATHPDVNCPSKEGPIPDAGSIMAAIEASTGRRPDIIVGKPNPLVVEVISRKFNVSKEKMAMVGDRLYTDIRLGKNAGIVSILVLTGETTLEDLESSGIKPDFVFKSLKELCEAIQ; this comes from the coding sequence GTGCTGAGTGAAATAGATCTTTTCATTCTGGATATGGATGGAACGTTCTATCTCGATGATTCTCTCCTTCCCGGTGCAGTAGAGTTCTTAGAAACACTTAAAGCAAAAGGGAAAAAAGCGGTGTTTTTCACCAACAACTCCTCCCTCGGCCCTTCCGATTATGTGGAAAAGCTGAGAAAGATGGGTGTTGACGTATCGGACGACTCTGTGGTCACCTCGGGTGAAGTGACGGCGGAGTACATGTTGAGAAAGTACGGACCAAGCAGAATCTTTCTTCTGGGAACTCCCCAATTGCAAAGGGTTTTCAAGGAATACGGGCACCTTGTGGTGGACGAAGATCCTGACTTTGTGGTCCTCGGTTTCGACAAGACCCTCACGTATGAAAAACTCAAGAAAGCCTGTATATTGCTGAGATCGGGAAAAAAATACATAGCCACCCATCCGGATGTGAACTGTCCATCGAAGGAAGGTCCCATTCCGGATGCCGGTAGCATCATGGCAGCCATAGAAGCCTCGACCGGTAGAAGACCAGACATCATAGTGGGAAAGCCGAACCCACTGGTGGTTGAGGTGATTTCGAGAAAGTTCAACGTTTCAAAAGAAAAGATGGCAATGGTTGGAGACAGACTCTACACCGATATAAGACTTGGCAAAAACGCTGGAATCGTCTCCATACTCGTTCTCACGGGAGAGACCACCCTGGAAGATCTGGAATCTTCCGGTATAAAGCCTGACTTTGTGTTCAAGAGTCTGAAGGAACTATGCGAGGCTATCCAGTAG
- a CDS encoding aldo/keto reductase, whose translation MIYKELGRTGEKIPALGLGTWGIGGFETPDYSKDEEMVELLKTAIKMGYTHIDTAEYYGGGHTEELIGRAIKEFKREDLFIVSKVWPTHLRRDDLLRSLENTLKRLDTDYVDLYLIHWPNPEVPLEETLSAMAEGVRQGLIRYIGVSNFDRRLLEEAINKSEEPIVCDQVKYNIEDREPEKDGLLEFCQKNGITLVAYSPLRRTLLSEKVKTALENVAKNHNATVFQIMLAWLLAKPGVVAIPKAGRVEHLRENLEATKINLTEEEVKLLDSLA comes from the coding sequence ATGATATACAAAGAACTTGGAAGAACAGGAGAGAAAATACCCGCCCTTGGGCTTGGCACGTGGGGAATAGGTGGATTTGAAACACCAGATTACTCGAAAGACGAGGAGATGGTGGAACTTCTCAAAACGGCGATAAAGATGGGATACACGCACATAGACACCGCCGAGTATTACGGAGGAGGGCACACGGAGGAACTCATAGGAAGGGCGATCAAAGAATTCAAAAGGGAAGATCTCTTCATAGTATCGAAAGTGTGGCCAACTCATCTGAGAAGAGACGACCTTTTGAGATCCCTGGAGAACACCCTGAAACGTCTCGACACAGATTACGTGGATCTTTACCTCATTCACTGGCCAAATCCTGAAGTTCCACTCGAGGAAACTCTGTCTGCAATGGCGGAAGGAGTGAGACAGGGTCTCATCAGATACATCGGTGTTTCCAACTTCGACAGAAGGCTTCTGGAAGAGGCGATCAACAAATCGGAAGAACCCATCGTCTGTGATCAGGTCAAGTACAACATCGAAGACAGAGAACCCGAAAAAGACGGCCTTCTGGAATTCTGTCAGAAAAACGGCATAACGCTGGTTGCCTACTCACCCCTGAGAAGAACCCTCCTTTCAGAGAAGGTGAAAACTGCCCTTGAGAATGTAGCGAAGAACCACAACGCCACCGTGTTTCAGATCATGCTGGCGTGGCTTCTTGCAAAGCCAGGTGTTGTCGCAATACCAAAGGCGGGCAGAGTGGAACATCTCAGGGAGAACCTGGAGGCAACGAAGATAAACCTGACAGAGGAAGAGGTGAAACTACTGGATAGCCTCGCATAG